A window of the Dioscorea cayenensis subsp. rotundata cultivar TDr96_F1 chromosome 14, TDr96_F1_v2_PseudoChromosome.rev07_lg8_w22 25.fasta, whole genome shotgun sequence genome harbors these coding sequences:
- the LOC120276440 gene encoding serine/threonine-protein kinase Aurora-3-like, with translation MAAAKIISHEDPKEYWSLKDFDIGRLLGEGKFGKVYLAREKQSGYVVALKIIFKEKLDKYRYHSHLRREIEIQHSLSHPNVLRLFAWFHDETRIFLVLEYAAGHELYKLLKDLKYFSEQRAATYIASLARALAYCHEKHVIHRDIKPENLLLDMEGHLKIADFGWAVQSSSKRRTMCGTIDYLAPEMIENKEHDHAVDNWTLGVLCYEFLYGVPPFEEHDQNDTFRRIMKVDLNFPSTPRVSPEAKDLITKLLVKDSSKRLSLKKILEHPWIVKNADLEQHDSK, from the exons ATGGCGGCCGCGAAGATCATCTCCCATGAAGACCCA AAGGAATACTGGTCTCTCAAAGACTTCGACATCGGCCGCCTCCTCGGAGAAGGGAAGTTTGGAAAAGTCTATCTTGCTAGGGAGAAACAG AGTGGATACGTGGTGGCTCTGAAGATCATATTCAAGGAGAAATTGGACAAGTATCGGTACCATAGCCACCTCCGCAGAGAGATAGAGATCCAGCATAGCCTTTCCCACCCCAATGTCCTTCGGCTCTTTGCTTGGTTTCACGATGAAACCCGTATTTTTCTTGTCCTTGAGTATGCCGCCGGCCATGAGCTCTACAAGCTTCTGAAGGATCTCAAGTATTTTTCTGAGCAGCGTGCTGCCACG TATATTGCGAGTCTTGCGAGGGCATTGGCCTATTGCCATGAGAAGCATGTCATTCACAGGGATATCAAGCCAGAGAACCTGTTACTTGATATGGAG GGCCATCTTAAGATTGCAGATTTTGGATGGGCTGTTCAATCAAGTTCAAAGAGGCGAACCATGTGTGGCACCATAGATTACCTTGCACCTGAAATGatagaaaacaaagaacatgACCATGCTGTTGATAACTGGACATTAGGTGTTCTTTGCTATGAGTTTCTTTATGGTGTTCCGCCATTTGAAGAGCATGACCAAAATGACACCTTCAGGAG GATCATGAAGGTAGATCTGAACTTCCCTTCAACACCTCGTGTGTCTCCAGAAGCAAAGGATTTGATCACGAAA CTTCTTGTAAAGGATTCATCCAAGCGACTCTCCTTGAAGAAGATCTTGGAGCACCCCTGGATTGTAAAAAATGCAGATTTGGAACAACATGATTCAAAGTGA